DNA sequence from the Blastomonas fulva genome:
TGGTCGCGGACAATCAGGTCTATGTCTCGGGAATGGGGCTGGATTCCGAATGGGCTGCGGACATCCGCATCACCGGAACGACGGGCAATCCGCGGATCACCGGCGGTATCGATCTGGTGCGCGGCACGCTGGGCTTTGCCGGGCGCTCGTTCGATCTGGAAGAGGGCCGCCTGCGGTTCAACGGCGGCAGCGCCACCAATCCGGTGATCAATCTGCGCGCCAGCGGCGAAGCGGGCGATGTCACGGTGAACATCAACGTATCGGGCACCGGCGAGAATCCAGACATCGCGTTCTCCTCGACGCCCGCGCTCCCGCAGGACGAGGTCATGGCGCGCATCCTGTTCGGCAATTCGATCGGCGAGCTGACCCCGATCCAGGCAGTGCAGCTCGCCGCCTCGCTCAATAGCCTGCGCGGCGGCAGCGGCGGGCTCAACCCGCTGGGCGTGCTGCAATCGGCATCGGGCATCGACCGGCTGCGCATTTTGGGAGCCGACGAGGACACCGGGCGCGGCACCTCGCTCGCGGTGGGGCAGTATATCTCGAACGATGTCTATGTCGAAATCATTACCGACACGCGCGGCTTTACAGCGACGCAGATCGAAATCAGCCTGAGCAAGGCGCTGTCGGTGCTGAGCCAGGTCGGCAGCTTCGGCGGATCGAATGTCAACGTCCAGTACCGAAAGGACTATTGATGCGGAGCAGCATTCTTCTGATGGCGTGCACGGCGATGGTGCTGCTCGGCGGCTGCCAGGCCGAACCGGATTTTGACACCAAGTTCGAACAGCAATCGCGCGACCTTGCCGCCAAGGCACGCAGCATCGATGCCGATGCAAAAAAGCAGCTGGATGCCGCGCGCGAAGCCGAGCAGGCCAGCGCCGAACTTGGCAATTCCGCTGCGTCCCCGACCCCTGCTCCTGTAACAAACGTGAAGTAACCATGGCCTCAACACCTCCCGCCACCCTTGCCGATGCAGGCGCCATGCCCGCCGACGTCGAGGCGCTGGCTGATCAGGTGCCCGGTGCCAGGGCCCATTCTCCGCTGGATATGCCGCCCAGCGCGTGGTGGGCGATCATCAAGCGGGTCTATGTCATGAACGGGGTGCACAACCTCGCGCTGCTCGCGGCGGGTGTTGCGTTCTTCGTATTCCTGGCGTTCGTGCCGCTTATCGCGGTCACCGTCCTGCTCTACGGGCTGATCGCCGATCCGGGGACCGTCGCCAACAGCCTCGACCTGCTCAACGAGGTCGTGCCGAGCGAGGTTCTGGTGATCCTGCGCGAACAGCTGCTGCAGATCGTCACCACCAGTTCAACCCAGCAGGGCCTGGGGCTGGTACTTGCGCTGCTGTTTTCAACGTATGGCGCGATGCGCGCGGCGACCGCGATGATGCGCGCGCTCAACATCATCTATGAAGAGCACGAAACCCGCGGGTTCTTCCGCACCACTTTGGTCGCAGTGATGATCACGCTAGGAATGGCTGGCATCGCGGTGGTCGGTCTCGTGTCGATCTCGCTGTTCAGCTATGTCCGCAACTTTCTGGCGCCCTATATCGGCGCATCGTCGCTGATGCTGATCCAGACGCTGACCTGGGTCGTCGCGGCGATGCTGGTCAGCGTGACCTTCGCAATCTTCTTCCGCTACGCTCCCGATCGCCGCGCCGCCAAGTGGCGCTGGCTGTCGCTGGGCTCTATGGCATCGACGGTGCTGTGGCTGTGCATAACGCTGGGTTTCGGCTTCTACGCCGCCAATGTCAGCGACTATAACGCGACCTATGGTTCTCTCGCGGCGATCGTGATCTTCCTGATGTGGCTGTTCCTGTCGGCCTATGCGGTGCTGATCGGCGCGGAGATCAATGCCGAGACCGAGCGCCAGACTTTCCGCGATTCAACCGTGGGCGCCGACCGTCCGCTGGGCCAGCGCGGCGCGGTGCTGGCGGATTCGGTCGCGCTCGACGAGGCAGAGCAGGCTATACTGGAAAAGCAGCGGCGCAGGCGGACCGTGCAGCCCTGACCGTCGGCCAGGCCTAATTCTTGGGAAGTTCTGGCTTGTCGGCCAGGACATCGCCGCTAGGCGTCGGGATGGACCAGATCACGACATTGCCGATCATCACCGCCGCCAGGATCAGCATCAGCACCGGCTGCTTGCGCTGACCGCGCCGCAGCAGAACGATGGCGCCTGCGATCAGCGCGAAGGCAGTGAGCACGGCGAGCGAGAGGACAAAGCTGGTCATGCCCGCCCGTGTGTCAGTCCAGACCCGGCATCGTCAAGGCAGCATCGCGCAATCCGCGCCAGACGCGCGCCGCCTGCACGGTTTCGGGCACGTCATGCACCCGGACGATCTGCGCGCCCGATCCGATCGCGCTCAGCGCAAGCGTGATCGATCCGCCCAGCCGCGCGTCGACAGCTGCCTCGTTGGATAGCGCCCCGATCATGCGCTTGCGGCTGGCGCCGAACAGGATCGGCTGGCCCAGCGCGTGGAACAGCGGCAGCGCGTTGATCAGCGCCAGATTGTCGGCGAGGGACTTTCCAAAGCCGATGCCCGGATCGATCAGGATGCGATCGCGCGCAATCCCGCCTGCGATCACCGCAGCGATCCGTGCCTCGAGCCAGTCGAACACGTCAGTGACGACATTGCCATAGCCTGCACCGGTGTGCGGGTTCTGCCCCTGCGAGGGCGCGTGCATCAGCACCACCGGGCACCCGGCCTGGCGGACGACATCGATCGCGCGGCTGTCGAACAGCAGCGCCGAGACATCGTTGACGATGTGCGCGCCAGCCTGAAGCGCGGCCTCCATCACCGCAGCCTTGCGGGTATCAACCGACAGGATTGCGCCGCTGTGGGCGAGCGTCTTGATCGCCGGGACGACGCGGGCGATCTCGTCGCCTTCCCACACCACCGGCGCATCGGGGCGGGTGGATTCGCCGCCGATGTCGATCAAGGATGCGCCCGCGGTCAGCATCGCAAAGCCTGCATCAGCCGCGCCAGCGGGATCGTCGGTAAAGCGGCCACCATCGGAAAAGCTGTCCGGGGTGACGTTCAATATGCCCATCACCTGCGGCTGGTCGAACCGCAGCATCCGGTCGCCCAGTGCCAGCGGCGGGTGCTGCCGCGACAGATTGGCGAACTGGGTGCGAGCCCGGTCGGCCTGGTCACCGGGCAGCGTTGTCAGCGCGTCGGCAAAGCCATCGACCGGCACGATCTGCCGCGCGACCAGCCTGCCTGCCTCAATCGTCTCAATCGCCAGCAGATGGCACCACACCAGGCTGTTGCCCAGCCGGATGGTGGCGCCATCGAAGGTCTGCGGGTTTTCGGCCAGCCCGACAGGCCGGACATAGATTGTGCCGGAC
Encoded proteins:
- a CDS encoding YihY/virulence factor BrkB family protein; translation: MASTPPATLADAGAMPADVEALADQVPGARAHSPLDMPPSAWWAIIKRVYVMNGVHNLALLAAGVAFFVFLAFVPLIAVTVLLYGLIADPGTVANSLDLLNEVVPSEVLVILREQLLQIVTTSSTQQGLGLVLALLFSTYGAMRAATAMMRALNIIYEEHETRGFFRTTLVAVMITLGMAGIAVVGLVSISLFSYVRNFLAPYIGASSLMLIQTLTWVVAAMLVSVTFAIFFRYAPDRRAAKWRWLSLGSMASTVLWLCITLGFGFYAANVSDYNATYGSLAAIVIFLMWLFLSAYAVLIGAEINAETERQTFRDSTVGADRPLGQRGAVLADSVALDEAEQAILEKQRRRRTVQP
- the folP gene encoding dihydropteroate synthase; this translates as MSGTIYVRPVGLAENPQTFDGATIRLGNSLVWCHLLAIETIEAGRLVARQIVPVDGFADALTTLPGDQADRARTQFANLSRQHPPLALGDRMLRFDQPQVMGILNVTPDSFSDGGRFTDDPAGAADAGFAMLTAGASLIDIGGESTRPDAPVVWEGDEIARVVPAIKTLAHSGAILSVDTRKAAVMEAALQAGAHIVNDVSALLFDSRAIDVVRQAGCPVVLMHAPSQGQNPHTGAGYGNVVTDVFDWLEARIAAVIAGGIARDRILIDPGIGFGKSLADNLALINALPLFHALGQPILFGASRKRMIGALSNEAAVDARLGGSITLALSAIGSGAQIVRVHDVPETVQAARVWRGLRDAALTMPGLD